One window from the genome of Deltaproteobacteria bacterium encodes:
- the gspM gene encoding type II secretion system protein GspM: MLRDREKRVLVIGGAAAAVLLLLTFVVIPGISRIKSQGRAAAAAESDLAEVRKARPEIERIQKESGAKAGIVRAAANVKDAPLSRITSALQEAGIPQSALNIKSGGARDGELFREEAFDVRIENLTYLEAVKTLQRLSAGALPVVLRSTSLKSRYDDARYLDVTLRVGFLTPKP, translated from the coding sequence GTGCTTCGTGACCGGGAGAAGCGCGTCCTCGTGATCGGTGGGGCCGCGGCCGCCGTCCTTCTTCTCCTTACCTTCGTCGTGATCCCGGGGATCTCGCGGATCAAGTCGCAGGGGCGCGCGGCCGCCGCGGCCGAGAGCGACCTCGCCGAGGTGCGCAAGGCCCGCCCCGAGATCGAGCGGATCCAGAAGGAAAGCGGCGCGAAAGCGGGGATCGTCCGGGCCGCCGCCAACGTCAAGGATGCCCCCCTGTCGAGGATCACCTCCGCGCTCCAGGAGGCGGGGATCCCGCAGTCGGCGTTGAACATCAAGTCGGGCGGCGCGCGCGACGGCGAACTGTTCCGGGAGGAAGCGTTCGACGTCCGGATCGAGAACCTCACGTACCTCGAGGCCGTCAAGACGCTGCAGCGGCTGTCGGCGGGAGCGCTGCCGGTGGTCCTCCGCTCGACGTCCCTCAAGAGCCGCTACGACGACGCCCGCTACCTCGACGTGACTCTCCGTGTCGGATTCCTCACCCCGAAGCCTTAG